The genomic region TATGTTTTTCCTCAAGTGTCTACATCTCCTCCAGTGATGAGTGCAGGCATCACACTGACGATCCATCGCCTTCACTGTTTGGCAATTCCCATGCCAACCCGACCCATATTTGGCCGATCCCAATTCAATTATAAGTACAATTCAGTTTATACgtgtcatataattgatagACTTAAAACAAGTGATAAGAAATGTTGGAaatgtttttgttatattgtTGTCAAGATTTTAATATCAAGTTTGGCACTTTTTGCAGCGGGGTGACCCTCCGTGCCTCATCCTCAACTAAACAAACAACATTCAGACACTTGTTTTCTGCGCTTCATACATTGAATAGATCTATTATTTACTTGATCAAAACTTTTAGTATAGTTCGATGGAAGTGATGCTTTTATTACACATACTATGTACATTAGATTCCAAAATAGAGTACGAAAAATGATGGGCAGGTGTTGTAtggagtataattatatgatcaaTGTTTCTTGATTACTGTCCTATGGAGTATTTCTTGATTCTATTTTCAGCACAAGATAatctttttcaattaaatttggcTTTCCGCATATAACTGCATAGTTGTTAACTAAAAAGAGTAAAGGTGAAGTGATACATTTGTAATGTAATTGGCTGAaccaaattaatcacatagtaattatgatatatgtataaatgaCTGGTTACTTTTTTTGAACTGTACACCACTCACACAACAAGTGCAttacacttgttatataattaattcaaatttgattcgaaaaagaatttttctaaaaacgAAAGCAAAATTGATGGGGACACGACTATAGCTTTTCCTTGTATAGATTATCTCACAATCCCTCTTTCTGAATATTTCCATGTGCTACTCACAGAGCCGGCTTTCTAGCTCCAGCCCATTATCTTTTGATCATAAATTGTTCATTTTAGAGCGTGAGATCCAGATATCCCCAAGAATCCAAAGTTTACTCAGATTTAGATCACCCACATTTTAACGCTAAACCTCATTAACATCTCatgcaaaatattattcaaagaAATTTCCCTGAAAATTAGCTCGAGCTTGTCGTGTTTTTAACGTACAATCACAATCGAAGTCACGGTTGCTGTCAGGCTCACAACcaacattttcaattttaagatAAGAGTTGATAATTACGTAGGGCATTAGAAAGCTGATCAAACATAGACCCAGGGATGCAGCTAGAATAAGAAGAAGCAAGCAGGGATGGGGAGTGTGTCCATTTTTAGCAATAGTGAGAGTGACAACTATCTGAACCATTATCATGGTATCATGTAATACCTAAAAATCAGGGACCTTTCGACAAGTCACTTGTGGGGAAGAACCACCATAAACTCATCAAAGAAATCTTTGACTaaccttctctctctcttcttttatttgtcATCCATGTTCATGGGAGAGACAGGTCTCTATTAACACTCCCTTTTTGCATGCATTGTATGGGAGAGAGGGGGTCCTTTAAAGCCTCCATTTTACAAAGATAGAGTTCCAGTCAGGTCATTATATTAGTACCAAATTACCCCACTGAGAAGCTAGGGCAAGCATGTCCTGTCTCAACATGCTCTAAAGATCTTCCAAAGGGGACAAAGACGATTCCTAGTTGGTCATATCAATGATCCTAAAAAATCAGTGGGTTAGGGCACATCGGTTGCCATTTGCCCGAAAATGAGATATATGATGCCATAAGACACtatatgttaaaaatgaaCAGAAACTCATTGATGAAATAGAGAAAAGATGTTATTGCTATGGAAATTGAGTGAGATCTTGCAAAGGGCAGAGCCTAATATAAGACACATGATTTCCAAGTAACTTATTCACGGACAAATGAAAATCAAGGATTCGGTGACATGGAAGATAGCTTTTCTCTTATATCACAAAATTCGTTGACAAGCATAATCAACTTTGCTACTGCAGTGCCTATATGACATCAAAATTTGAACCCTCGGAGAGTGTAAGAAACATCATCTTTACAATTTTGGGGAGCTATCTCATGCTAGTCACTTTAGCAAAGACGGAAATTTTTCTTAAGGAAATCGTAAAACTATCTTGCTTTGCTAGAGTATGCTCACTATTTAAGTCTCTATATCATCACTGACAAGCAAATGAAACAAATCCTTATGGGACTGTCAAAAAGGCAACACGCTAGGCAAATCATAAAGAGAGGTTTTCAGACTGATGCAACTGAACTAGATAACAATGCTGAAATCAAATTAAGGGAATCAAACTTTCAGATTGACATGAATGCTGCACTACATGAAAGTGAGCCGATAACGAACATCCAAGACAGAACCGCCGGTACCATAAGTTTCAGAAAGGAAGCAATATTGTCGGTTTAATGGCTCTCTCTAAATGTTGCTCAACCAAAAGTTAAACTTGTCAGTGACTCAAGATAGCAAATATTATGGAAGCCTCATCTATTGCAGCCTAGGAACAGAAGAACCTTCATTTCCTTCCAATTAAACTACAGAATCTCACTCTGTACATACATTTgtatagaaaatgaaagaaaggtTACGTGTTCTGAATAGACATTTTCCAACCTAGTCATAGACACagcaaataaatgaattaagttCAAATATTCCCTTGTAAATTCAAAGTCTCACTAAATCCGGATTATTGTATCCTCAATAAGATAATTACTTGTATAAATACACCTCTACCATTCAAGTAGTTATCTCAAgctacaattataattttacactaAAGCAATGCATCCTAACAAGACACCAAAACGTAATATAGGAACACAATCAAAAtacaagataattataattgtctGGCATAACCATGACCAAGATATTCCAAGACTAGCAGAAGGGCATGTCTTTTGCTATATTCCATTATAAGCTGCCAAAACTCAAATGAGTTTACATTATTAATGCTCCTTCAATAAACAACATTTCAGAATAGGCATGTTGCACTAAAATGCAATACTTTTATATTGTTCATTTGCAATTTGATTGATGACCCAACCTAATGCACAACTAGTAGACAGTCATGTAAGGAGAAGATATTAGATACAAAATAAATCCATGTAATTGTAACTTTCTCCATAGGAAACATAGGAATCTTCATAGGTAAACATTATTAGAAACCCACACCACATTAATGAAAGATGGGAGTaaagagaagagaaacaaTGTCAAGCATAATTTACCAAGAAACTAACTCTGATGAGCATTCAATGAAGTAAAAATAGGTGGCAACTTAATCCATAAATATACACGATCTATGGTTAGCAACTACACGCTTCTTTGACATCACTCTATTCCTTTCTTGAGTTCCGCGAGACTAGTATATCCACCCATGTCACCACATCTTAAGGGACAGATATGCAGCACTAAAGACTGGTCtccttttcttaaaataacaataatttctCTTCATTTGCAATCTAATATACAATGATGCCAGTCATTAGACGGCACCGGTATCCACGACAGATTTCTTGTACTCTGGCTTGAGCTCATATGTACCTTGGTTCGTTCCCCTTTTATTGTATACACAGAGCTCATTCAAGATCTCCTTCAAAAATTGCTGTGAAGAAAGATACAGAAAAAGAGATGCATTAgccccaaaattaaaaacagaaTAGAATTGCCAACCAACAAGCATATCATATACAGTGAGCTTTATAGCAAAAAGaacttgtaaaaaatatttgtgtccATGTAAGGAGCAGGATTATCAAATAACACCAGAAACAACAGAAACCATCCATCAGCATATCCACAACCCATCTAGTTCTCGGGCTTTCTACAAAATAGAATGATAAGCAGAGGAGTACCGCCGGTTGATCAGTCTCCTGAACAAGCTGCTTCAGAGCCCAATTAGGTTGCCTTTCAAAAAGCTTAAACATGATATCTTCCAGCTCCCCACGATCCCTTCTGGTTCTTTTCACTTCTGAACTCTTAACTGGAGCTGCTTTCTTCTTATCCTGCACAAGGgcacaataaatttaaaattacaatttctgTTCTTAGAATCAAACAATTAAGAGTTAGTAGGATGTAAGTGAATGagtatcaatatattaatttaaatatgtcaTGGCCGAGCAGCAACAAACCCCTGGCTTTCCGATCCCAAAATGCATAGATTGACTTCATCTTTGTTATAAGCATCATTTTATGAGATGCAGTATTAACTTATTAAGAATTCTGATTCTGTCCAAATATCAAAGTAATAATAGGCACCTTGAACAAAGTTTGTTCAGACACAAGGGAAGCAGAATGAAATCTTGATGATGATTAGTCACTAGTGTATCACATAGTTTCAATAGAAAACTCCCTCTAGGGAAAATGCCACCTGTTCCAACATTCAAGTCCTTCTCCATAGTTCCATAGGCTTTTCTGTCAACATATATTCATACTCCATTTTCCAGTGTTGAAAGGAATCACAACAAATTGCTATATGATGCTTCCATTTGATGATAAGATAAAAACACACAGCACAGCCACAGAATCCAGAGGTTTTGTCATGCAAATTGCTGCTTCAGAATTATATTATAGTGCCTCAACCCCCCATGGCAAAAACATTATGGTTGAACTTTCTACTCATGTCATGCTGCAGTAAGAGTATTTCAGACATTAGTACCCTTCTAACCGATTACGCCACTTCATCCCAGAGGAATTAGAATATCACTCATCAGTTCCATGCTTCATAAGTTAACATTTCCTATTTAACAAGTTCTCTCAGGAACTAATGTTAAATTTTCACAGTCCTTGAACATGAATAAAGTGAAATAAGATATAGCAAGATGCAGAGTTAAAAAAGTCCCAATTACCTTTGAAGTTGACGTAATGAAGCCCATCATCCCAGGCATGGGCCTCATGTGCACaccattatcattattaattaccTGATTtaaaaagggggaaaaaagggCAACAAAATTTTAGCATGAAATgtcaaaagaagaagaaagggattaaaaagaaaaaaaaaaaagctactCGAGAGaggcaaaaataaaaagcaaagTGGATCCATGACCTGGACTTGTCTATTCTTGATCATGGACTTATTTGTCCTTTCCCGGCACATTTTTCTGTACTCTTCAATGTTCTCATGGTGGGGCTTCATGTCAAATTTGTGCTCCATTTTCCCTTCCACAGCAATTCTtcctttaaaagaaaacataacaATAGATAGAGAACTGACAAACAAAACAATGACCAGTTACCTCCAGCCAACTTGGCTACACATATTATGCAGGATAAATAGAAGGGTAGCAAAAACATTTACAGAAAGTTGCGCATTCATGTTACTTCATCAAGCCAGCACTTGAAATTCAGCAACAATCAAAATGAAGCTCATCTAAATTACATGAAATCATCATATTAGGTAGCATGATATGGTAAATAAGAACATGGTAAAAAGGCTTGGAGAAGTGAGTACAGCACTAGTATCTGAGCAAGTTATGCACAACAACGAGCTAAAATTcctaaatgaaaaatactccCGAGAAAGAAAGTCTTGCTCTTCACCTATCATATTGTTCAGAAGCCCGGCCTTTTCCTTAGCTATTACTTCCTTAATGATCTTAAGTGTCTTGCACTTGTAACAAGaatagaaggaaaaaaaaaaaacatgttcCGACATAGAGGAAGATGTACGTAAACCTTGCTTGTTCTAGCAGAGCAGCTGATGAGCCAAATCTGCCCTACCCAACCATCCCCTGTAAACAGACCAAGTTGTCATCATGTAATTTAGGTGTATAGCAGTTTAGCCCTCCGTAGTAAAACCTAGATCAGAAGCAAACCACTCAACACATGACCCCAGGCGGTTAAGGAGAAAAGAGGTAGTTCTGCCCTTTGTACCGCCCAACCACGAACTAGCATACGGCCCAATCAACTGCATAAACCACTCAAAGAACTTTTCATTGCCTAGGATCTAATTTTCACTGGATATTTCAGTTAATCTCTTATTCATTGAAGCATTTGAGCGTTTTAGCTTCCCAACTACCTAACGTCTGGCAATTTCAAATGCTTGCTTGTTAGGAGTTCAATTTGATTGAAAAgtcagtttattttttatttactgcCAAGGCCTAAGGGGTGAAATCTTATTAGCATCAACCTTGTATATCACTATTTTCAGCCTTGCTATGAGaaacattatttataattgaacaATTCTTCCATAGTTTCCTTTATAGGATCACAGATCCAAAATCCATGGGCAAACTTCCGTAACACAGCATCACTAGCTACAGATCTAACATCCATTGTTCTTCACAATCTTATAAACCATATATTATTAGCAGCTCATTGTTTAAAGTAGCATCAgcacaaattcaaattttaaagtaaCATATCATAACATGATACAAAACCGCGCATTGCAAACAGCTTATTCACAATCTCATGCAACAGAAATCCTTACTAATACGTAAATGCATCGACAATGGGAGTTTAAGGCCATTCATAAGCTCATTACTGCACAAAATTAACGTCATCTGAGatccaaaattttgagaatcagaaaaaacaataaaacaaaCCACCCaatgagaagaaaagaggAATGCGTGTAACTTGGATACCGAAGAATTAGGCAACAACTAATTGGTATTAAAACCTCACCAAAATAGGAGAAAAGATGGGAAAGAGAAAGCGGTAAATAAAGATGATTCACCTTGATTTGTCTGGGAGAAAACACACATGGGAACAAAATCCTTAAACATATTGAGAGAGTAACTCTTGGGCATGTTCACAACCTCATTCCCCGCCATCTCCATGGTAAACTGACccacatatattataaaattaatctcGGAAATCACATCCCTATACAATACACAATTAGttcaaactaaataaaaacCGCAAAATCTCATCAAATCACTCAACAAAGGCACACGAATGTCACATCAAACAAATAGATCGTACACAGGGAAAAAGAGAGCGATATTTACTTGAAGAGCGGACGGGTCCTCGGATTGGAGAGGATCGAGGGAGACGACGACTTTGGCGAGGGGCGGCGAGTCGCCGGAGGCGGCGGAGGATTGCCAGGCCTTAGATACAACAGGCGGACACTTCATAAGCCAAATGGATCGGTCGGCTTTGGCAGAGTCGACTGTGGTGTTGTTACCTTTACTGTGATCATCATCCATGGATGGGACCTTCTTACGTTTCTGATGCAGCGTAACCGGTTTCTGTGTGACGAGTCCGTGGGGACGATGCCACTCAAATCGTCTTGCTACGAATGATCCGATCGGGTCCGCTGTTTGTTAATTAAATCGTGTATGTCTTTTTCACGTTTCTTCCTTTCCAGGTACAGAAGTCGCCTTTACATTCTGTCCCCCATTACTGGGCTTTGTAATTTGATACAGAAGATTTATACTCGCTTAATTGtactattttactttatttatacttgatttaattaatgagttaTTTACGTTTTAAGACAAAATGTCTTTCAAACTAATATTGTATCTGAAattaatttaccctttttttaaGCTCTCGTGGTGATTATTTTAGGTTTAATTAAACTCACACccctccaaaaaatatataattacactttttctttaaattttttttttgaaattatacttatacctCATACAAAAATTCTCCACTTACATCTGACCCACTTTAACtagaatttggacaaaaataatatttttttaattttggtcctaatCAAACattcatatgtatattttgtactaataaagggataaatgcaatgtatataaatgaaatgacattatcatatttttttttcttattacaagtacaaaattattacattggattattaaataggatacaattaaatatatatatatgttattattttttctgacgttaatatttttgttccaaTCCTAACAAAAATAAGGCTAAATATAAATGGTGAATTTTTGGAAGGGGTGTCagtataattctaaaattattttttgaaagataagtgtaattttatattgtcGGAGGaagtctaaatataattaatctttaattttataaaaacattcAAACACTACTCTTcaatattagttaatatttaggtaaaattgtaattttggtaaaacattcaaatatttacatatttagttctttttttttaataaatttaatcccGAACATCTCACATTAATTTGGTccttttttgacaaatttagtcctgtaGTTACGATTTTGATCCTAATGACTCATAGTTATATGTCAAAAGATGAGATCTATTACAGTGTGGAGGGaaccaaaaatttcaacacatgactaaatttataaaaaagatgcCTAATGTGAGATGTTTAGATCGCAGTGACTAATCACATTAGATTTCTAGTCGTACCATCACTCTTATTAGGTGGATCAATCGTGATTCCTGAAGTTGGAAGTTAAACCATGAGATTCTTGAACACACTAGTATTTAGTGGGattgcatttaaaattttgtacagtCAAATTCttcactattttctttttaggttGCGTATATGCGTGAATCTATCGAGAGTAAATATACCCTTTTGACGATGCCTAcgatattttatgatattcatatattgtattgttaaaaataaaatttattttattggttaAAAACCCTAACATGACAGATTACAATTAGGAAGGGTGTGTAATAATTAGTGGTAATAAAACATAGCATCATAGAGGGTGCTACAtttgttgtgtgattgataattttttttttaaactgtatgctaattatataaaaagtatattatatttgtcatatatataattaattcagatccatccaaattcaatttaaattagaatttcttgGTACCACGACTTCTGGACGtacaattaattacatatgaATACAACCGATGAGGACTCCATTCGTCCAACATTGGGGAAAAATACAACCAATTCATGTGGACGCCCAGTTCACAATATTATGTAAGtacaaacaattaattatagtcCGACGGcgatgataataaattaagatgaataattaatgattaatatttatacgTATAATTGATGACATTAATTGATGGAGCTGAGTAGtgaatgagaagaagaaagaagaagatacatagcattatatatatgggaaTTATAATTAGTGGAATTTGTACCACAATTAATTACCTGGAGATGGAAGCAGCAACCCATACTCtccaataaattgaaataaatgcatattaattgaattgtaatgtgttgatttaattacatataagaATTAGCACTCAGAAAAAACGACAAAAATTTACTCTAATATACttgaaaattgatgatatAGTTCAAGATTTTTGCAACGCGCGATGATAAACgcatatacaaattaaatcataattagttctcaaaattaaatttcctcAAAAATTTCATGGGATGGGATTAGGTTCCTTGtgctttttctttaatttataacacatgatcataagaaaattaacaccaaagatatataaaaatccTAGTACACGaagcatatataaatataaatatatatgccCCATAATCATATTCTATTGATCTTCCGGACATGTTAAATTTGACCTGGTGCAAGATGTACTAGGTTGAGGGTGTAATAATGCCATTCTTATGATCCAAAGTCCAAAGTAAAGTTAAATGATCAACCTAAATACTAATTAAGActtaaatactatatatatataatattcccgcagttttttcaacttttcccCCAACTCCCTGTAATAACTCGAACAACGTCGTAGCCGAATTGaggataaataattatacatacaaaaGAAGAAGGTAGTTCCACAACTCCAGAAAATGGCCATCCTTTTAAATCTTGATCACGCTTTCAATTAATTACTCAATAAATACTACTTTAATTGTTTGTGGCAACACTCTTAATGCCACATGCTGTTTCACTCAACTTATTTCAAACACATCTTATGATTAAGCTTTAAAAGCttagttgaattttattttaaaaaataagattgatgATATGTTAAAAAGGGTTTGACATTATTACAAACTCTTCCTATTGTAATGGTAATcgaaaaattcattaaactatgagaatttaaaatcataaattagatATTTTACCTTTAGGGGGGGAATGTCGACATGAATCATATAGGATAAAAgtgaaatacaaataaaagtcTATGggatataaaatttcaaaaagctCAAAAGATCTTATAGAAAAgatgtaaaatttcaaaatatagctcgATCTATGCATACTAATGAAGGGAAAGTTTCTAAATGTTACTATTTTCTATGCACATTGCACCCCTTGTggattttcttaaaattggTGTTGCATCTCTTATTACATTTCACGTATAGACGCCATGCAATGCAAATCTAGCAGCCTATCTATATAAAAACCTCATCTAGCTAATTTAATCTTACCATATTATGTCTACCTTAGACTAGAGCAACATTTACATCCATGTGCAATTATAATAGGCATCACATGCATACATATACACTTGCAGAAATATTAAACATCAACATTTAGGACAACACCATCCCATcctcaataattaatttctatgaGTGATAACAcctacatatttattttacctatatatatataggtatgtGACTTAAGGTGATGACGTTGGTTGATTATGGAGGTCATTTTGCTAGTTTTGGACATGAATGATAGAGAATCTATATTTGGATtgacaaatttgaaataataaattttgaatttctagtaataaatctttttgttgaacaatgatgaatttcaaatttttataatatcaaattatttgaatttttttttttttttttttgattcaAATCTATCACTCCAGATAATGTGGCAAGAAAACGGATAAAAGGGAGGAAAGGCAGCATCGAGCTGAGGACCGAGAAGAAAGAAACGCAAAAAGaatgttgaaaaattaacatacAGCATTGCGAATTGCACACATCCATATGTATGCACAAATTACCAAAAACCAAACAGTAAAAAAGGGTTATGGAGCAAACCAACAACCTTAATATCTAAGTTAACGAATCAATgcacaaaatcaaaattgaaattcgaacaaatataataaacaacaTGCGAATGCGATGCGGACCAAGATTCAAGATCCATTTGATCTCTTCTTACATGCACCCTTCTTGAATTGGTCCaccttttttcttcattggTTGCTTAGAATAGGCTTAGATATCAccaataataacaaattatgtCAATCTCAAGTTAGCTAGAATAGAAGGAAAGAAATCTATTAACGTAGACGACCCTTTTCAAAAGATCAGTAGCTACCAAATTTCTACTTCTTAAGGCCTTGGTGGTGGGAAGAATTGCGTACCCGCCATGAAACCGCTGAGATGAGGGGGATAAATTGAAGGGTCAAGCATCGTGACGTTCTGGTTGGTAGTGGCGGTGATGAGATCATGCGACTGTTGTGATGATCCTGCGCAGGCGGAGGAGCTCTCTCCCCCACCACCACTGTACTGGCTTTCAGGGCCTTGATCGTAGAGAATTCCCTTGAAAACATGCCCACCAATGTTGACAGCCGTCTGATAAGCAAAATGCTCCTCGGCGTCGTCTGTTGCACTGACCTTCACGCAGCGGAATAAGGCTGGAGAATTCACTTCTGGTGGGAGATGTCGTCCCAACTCACGAAACCCTAGTCATTGATCAGaacaaagaattatatatatatatatgtaagattCTTTCTTCCTCGTACGGATCAAGAAATCTCTTGAGTGAAAAATCTAATAAGTGTTTTTCTTCACAGATTTTCTTTGCGTCAGCTTTACTCTGTAAGAGT from Sesamum indicum cultivar Zhongzhi No. 13 linkage group LG3, S_indicum_v1.0, whole genome shotgun sequence harbors:
- the LOC105159314 gene encoding transcription initiation factor IIF subunit beta, which produces MDDDHSKGNNTTVDSAKADRSIWLMKCPPVVSKAWQSSAASGDSPPLAKVVVSLDPLQSEDPSALQFTMEMAGNEVVNMPKSYSLNMFKDFVPMCVFSQTNQGRIAVEGKMEHKFDMKPHHENIEEYRKMCRERTNKSMIKNRQVQVINNDNGVHMRPMPGMMGFITSTSKDKKKAAPVKSSEVKRTRRDRGELEDIMFKLFERQPNWALKQLVQETDQPAQFLKEILNELCVYNKRGTNQGTYELKPEYKKSVVDTGAV